The Niastella koreensis GR20-10 genome includes a window with the following:
- a CDS encoding SusC/RagA family TonB-linked outer membrane protein — MRKILSLLIAALLSVVAYSQNRQIAGRVLDDKGDPIPFASIKVKKSSVGTSADEAGNFKLSVPPNAILVVSAAGVETREVSTVGAGETLTVSLTRSTNELSTVVVTTSLGIKRQAKELGYAATSVTAKTLTQGKAVNVQQALNGKVSGVAITTTNSGVFENAKINIRGIRSLTGNNQPMLVVDGAPTPLTFLTTIPPDDIQDLTVLKSAASAAIYGPDAVNGVILVTTKKGTQKKFNVTVNSTLQAATVAYFPKLQRQFGAGAGEVVDQYGNYGYVPEENQMYGPRFDGTMKDIGVHVEDGSIQTVPYNDSHYKDKVKFWNNGMTWQNSISVAGEDFYASIQDAKINGLMPDDKNRRTSFRFNASKTYGKLTVNYGLNYIQQNYDVVNEQGMKDLFPGSYNGSIFFQVLQTPSNVPLLDYKDWRNSKWAQFTNYYNEYAVNPYWVIGNVRQKGREDDLIGNLDVHYKVFDWLNASARLSTNLAFRNYENTTAPVVVSAWAEANRNPTQYVNRLGNVLDDQNNSSRINLDYFLHGDHKINKDFTVRYLAGGTVRDNRWKDIAVGGNNLKVPYLYNVGVRSGDAKVPGYDGSGQTSNDGNNYSIQTRLLSAYGSVGFSYKGWANVEFTGRNDWDSRLLKENRSFFYPGANAAVVLSEAIPAIQTSGVISYAKVRGAISKTGNVNIGPYSLVPNYSQATGFPFGNVAGYSANDVIPDKNLKPEFVRTIEFGTELGFMHNRINVEATYFNQNNTDQILTVSQSTTTGYKTLLANAADFKNKGVEMDLNLSPVVNIGKGRIDFRVNVTYNDNKVTRTLGNIPVVIGGNSGFFQNSNGAPTVNNVAIVGKPAFAFQLSDYLRDSATGKVIVDAVTGNPSQASALAVMGRSLPLWVVGLTPSYSIGGFSVSMTWDYKTGHSFYSGMGSDMDFAGISARSAEYGRQRFVMPNSVYKDASGKYVNNTNIQVMDGNYGFWTGAATNSGIATNYFASAAAWRLRELNLSYTLPSKFIGGGKYLQRVTVSAIGRNLLLFVPKSNQWGDPEFNYSSTNNTYGISSSFQSPASRFYGGSITVQF; from the coding sequence ATGAGAAAAATTCTATCACTGCTGATAGCAGCCTTGCTATCAGTTGTGGCGTATTCACAAAATCGCCAGATTGCGGGTCGTGTATTGGATGATAAAGGCGACCCAATTCCCTTCGCTTCCATTAAAGTCAAAAAATCAAGTGTGGGTACCTCAGCAGATGAGGCCGGTAATTTTAAACTCAGCGTTCCGCCAAACGCAATACTGGTGGTAAGTGCTGCAGGCGTGGAAACCCGTGAGGTAAGCACAGTTGGTGCCGGTGAAACCCTTACTGTTTCGTTGACAAGGTCTACCAATGAGTTATCTACCGTAGTAGTAACTACTTCATTGGGTATTAAACGGCAGGCAAAGGAGTTGGGTTATGCGGCTACCTCTGTTACCGCCAAAACGCTTACCCAGGGTAAAGCTGTGAACGTACAACAAGCTCTTAACGGTAAAGTATCGGGTGTGGCCATTACAACCACCAACAGTGGTGTATTTGAAAATGCCAAGATCAATATCCGGGGTATTCGTTCACTTACCGGTAATAACCAGCCAATGCTGGTTGTAGATGGTGCGCCAACGCCATTGACTTTTCTTACTACTATTCCTCCCGATGACATTCAGGATTTGACCGTGTTGAAAAGTGCTGCTTCCGCAGCTATTTATGGTCCTGATGCCGTAAACGGGGTTATTTTGGTTACTACCAAGAAAGGAACCCAAAAGAAATTCAATGTAACTGTAAACTCTACTTTACAGGCTGCAACCGTTGCTTACTTTCCCAAATTGCAACGTCAATTCGGTGCGGGCGCCGGTGAAGTAGTAGACCAGTATGGAAATTATGGTTATGTACCCGAAGAGAATCAAATGTACGGTCCCAGGTTTGATGGCACTATGAAGGATATTGGGGTACATGTGGAAGATGGTTCCATTCAGACTGTTCCTTATAACGACAGTCATTACAAGGATAAAGTTAAATTCTGGAATAATGGTATGACCTGGCAGAATTCGATCTCAGTGGCCGGTGAAGATTTTTATGCTAGTATTCAGGATGCTAAAATAAATGGTCTGATGCCTGATGATAAGAACAGAAGGACCAGTTTCCGTTTTAATGCTTCAAAAACTTACGGCAAATTGACCGTAAACTATGGCTTGAACTATATTCAACAGAATTATGATGTGGTAAATGAGCAGGGCATGAAAGACCTGTTCCCCGGTTCTTATAATGGAAGTATTTTCTTCCAGGTGCTGCAAACACCAAGCAATGTACCGTTGCTTGATTATAAAGACTGGCGGAACAGCAAGTGGGCCCAGTTCACGAACTATTATAATGAATATGCCGTTAACCCTTACTGGGTAATCGGAAACGTTCGTCAAAAAGGGCGTGAAGATGACCTTATCGGAAACCTGGATGTACATTATAAAGTTTTCGACTGGTTAAATGCCTCTGCCAGATTAAGTACAAACCTGGCTTTCAGAAATTATGAGAATACAACAGCTCCGGTTGTAGTTAGCGCATGGGCCGAGGCAAACCGTAACCCAACGCAGTATGTAAATCGTCTTGGAAATGTGTTGGATGACCAGAACAATTCATCCCGTATTAACCTCGATTACTTCCTGCATGGCGATCACAAAATCAACAAGGACTTTACGGTAAGATACCTGGCTGGCGGTACGGTGCGGGATAATCGTTGGAAGGACATTGCTGTTGGTGGTAATAACCTCAAAGTGCCATACCTGTATAATGTGGGTGTTCGTAGTGGTGATGCCAAAGTACCTGGTTACGACGGAAGTGGACAGACCTCGAATGACGGTAATAACTATTCCATTCAAACAAGGTTATTATCTGCCTACGGTAGTGTTGGCTTTAGCTATAAAGGTTGGGCCAATGTTGAATTTACCGGCAGAAATGACTGGGATAGCCGTTTGTTGAAAGAAAACCGTTCTTTCTTCTATCCTGGCGCCAATGCGGCAGTAGTATTGTCTGAAGCTATACCGGCTATTCAAACCAGCGGTGTTATTTCCTATGCTAAAGTAAGAGGTGCTATTTCAAAAACGGGTAACGTAAATATAGGCCCCTATTCATTGGTACCAAATTATTCCCAGGCAACCGGGTTTCCCTTTGGTAATGTAGCAGGTTATTCTGCCAATGATGTTATTCCCGACAAAAATCTGAAACCTGAGTTTGTAAGAACAATTGAATTTGGTACAGAGTTAGGTTTTATGCACAATCGCATTAATGTAGAAGCTACATACTTTAATCAGAACAATACCGATCAGATTCTGACAGTATCTCAGTCAACAACTACTGGCTATAAAACGCTTCTGGCCAACGCTGCCGATTTCAAAAACAAGGGTGTTGAAATGGACCTGAATTTGAGCCCTGTAGTAAATATTGGAAAAGGCAGAATAGACTTCAGAGTGAATGTAACTTATAACGACAATAAAGTAACCCGCACGTTGGGTAATATACCTGTGGTTATTGGTGGTAACTCCGGATTCTTCCAGAATTCAAATGGCGCACCTACTGTTAACAATGTCGCCATTGTAGGCAAACCTGCTTTTGCCTTCCAGCTTTCTGACTATTTAAGAGATTCTGCTACCGGTAAAGTGATCGTTGATGCCGTAACCGGTAATCCTTCACAAGCGTCTGCGCTGGCTGTAATGGGCCGTTCACTGCCTTTGTGGGTAGTAGGTTTAACGCCTTCTTATTCAATTGGCGGTTTTTCTGTTAGCATGACCTGGGATTATAAGACTGGTCACTCTTTTTATTCTGGTATGGGTTCCGATATGGATTTTGCCGGTATTTCTGCACGCAGTGCTGAATATGGCCGTCAACGCTTTGTAATGCCTAATTCTGTTTACAAAGATGCTTCAGGTAAATATGTAAATAACACCAACATTCAGGTAATGGATGGTAACTATGGCTTTTGGACCGGTGCTGCCACCAACAGTGGTATAGCTACCAACTATTTTGCCAGTGCTGCAGCCTGGCGGTTGAGAGAGCTCAATCTTTCATACACGCTCCCATCTAAATTTATTGGCGGTGGTAAGTATCTGCAACGTGTAACTGTAAGTGCAATTGGAAGAAACCTGTTATTGTTCGTTCCAAAATCAAATCAGTGGGGTGATCCTGAATTCAACTACTCTTCTACCAACAATACCTATGGTATCAGTAGTTCATTCCAGTCACCTGCTTCCAGGTTCTATGGAGGTTCTATAACAGTACAATTCTAA